The following are from one region of the Staphylococcus schleiferi genome:
- the mnmE gene encoding tRNA uridine-5-carboxymethylaminomethyl(34) synthesis GTPase MnmE: MEQLDTITSISTPMGEGAIGIVRLSGLDAVEIADKLYKGRKQLKDVPTHTINYGHIIDPETQEVVEEVMVSVLRAPRTFTREDIVEINCHGGILTINRVLELTMTYGARMAEPGEYTKRAFLNGRIDLSQAEAVMDFIRSKTDRASKVAMNQIEGRLSDLIKKQRQSILEVLAQVEVNIDYPEYDDVEEATSELLLERAQEIKNEIQKLLDTGVQGKIMREGLSTVIVGKPNVGKSSMLNNLIQDNKAIVTEVAGTTRDVLEEYVNVRGVPLRLVDTAGIRETEDIVERIGVERSRKALSEADLILFVLNNNEPLTEEDRKLYEVVKTSDAIVIINKTDLTPRLDRDEVKAMVGSMPVIETSMLEQQGIDELEIQIRDLFFGGEVQSQDMTYVSNSRHISLLKQAKKTIQDAIDAAEMGIPMDMIQIDLTRTWELLGEIIGESASEELIDQLFSQFCLGK, translated from the coding sequence GTGGAACAATTAGACACGATTACAAGTATATCAACACCAATGGGCGAGGGCGCGATAGGAATTGTACGTTTATCTGGTTTAGATGCGGTTGAAATTGCAGATAAGCTTTATAAAGGAAGAAAACAATTAAAAGATGTACCTACGCATACAATTAACTATGGGCATATCATTGATCCTGAAACGCAAGAAGTAGTTGAAGAAGTGATGGTTTCGGTATTACGAGCACCACGTACATTTACACGTGAAGACATTGTAGAGATTAACTGTCATGGTGGCATTTTGACAATTAATCGTGTGTTAGAATTAACAATGACTTATGGTGCGAGAATGGCAGAGCCTGGTGAATATACAAAGCGTGCCTTCTTAAATGGAAGAATTGACTTATCACAAGCTGAAGCAGTAATGGATTTTATACGTTCTAAAACTGACCGTGCTTCGAAAGTCGCAATGAACCAAATTGAAGGGCGATTAAGTGATTTGATTAAAAAACAACGTCAATCCATTTTGGAAGTTCTAGCTCAAGTAGAGGTTAACATTGATTATCCAGAATATGATGACGTAGAAGAAGCTACTTCAGAGTTACTGTTAGAACGCGCGCAAGAAATCAAAAATGAGATTCAAAAATTATTAGATACAGGTGTTCAAGGTAAAATTATGCGTGAAGGTTTATCAACTGTCATTGTAGGTAAGCCTAATGTGGGTAAATCATCCATGTTAAATAACTTGATTCAAGATAATAAAGCGATTGTGACAGAAGTTGCTGGAACAACGCGCGACGTATTGGAAGAATACGTCAATGTAAGAGGCGTACCGCTCAGACTTGTAGATACAGCAGGTATTCGCGAAACAGAAGATATCGTTGAACGAATAGGGGTAGAGCGTTCTCGTAAAGCATTGAGTGAAGCAGATCTTATTTTATTTGTATTAAATAATAATGAGCCTTTAACAGAAGAAGATCGAAAGCTCTATGAAGTTGTAAAAACGAGCGATGCAATTGTGATTATTAATAAGACAGACTTGACGCCACGATTAGACCGTGACGAAGTGAAAGCGATGGTGGGTTCAATGCCTGTTATTGAAACGTCAATGCTCGAACAACAAGGGATTGATGAGCTTGAAATTCAAATACGCGATCTGTTTTTTGGTGGAGAGGTTCAAAGTCAAGATATGACTTATGTTTCAAACTCACGCCATATTTCATTACTCAAACAGGCGAAGAAGACGATTCAAGATGCGATAGATGCAGCTGAAATGGGGATTCCTATGGATATGATTCAAATCGATTTAACACGGACATGGGAACTTTTAGGTGAAATCATTGGTGAATCTGCAAGTGAAGAATTGATTGATCAATTATTTAGTCAATTCTGTCTCGGAAAATAA